The genomic interval TTCCGTCCCCGATGACGTCCGTCAGGTTCTGACCTACGAGAAGGCGGTGACACTGCGCGAGTCGGCCAAGGCACTCCGCAATCCTGAAAAGCAGCAAGAACAGCTCGACCAGGCGTTGGCCTACCTCGAACAGTTCGTGCGCGAACATCCGGATCATCCCCGCACCGCCGACGCCAATTCCGATCGAGCCCAGATCCTGCTCCAGAAGGCCGACGTCGAGATCTTTCAGTCGAAGTCGCCCGCAAACAAAGGATCAAAACTGCCGTTCCAGCGCCGGGGTCGCGAGCTCGTCGCGAAAGCGCGTGACGTCTTGAAGACCGCCTTCGATCAACATGACGCCGCCCTCAAAAAATATCCTGTCTTCATCGACGAACAGAAAGAACCAACGCAATACGCCGAGCGCGAAGCGATCCTGGGAAACTTGGTTCACGAGTCCCTAAGCCTCGCAAAATGCACGTATCAGGAAGCACAGACGTACGATGCAACGGCCCGCGAGTTCAAACAATTGCTCGGCCGGGCGGCCGATGAATTTGAAACGGTGCACCAGAAGTACCGAACGTACGTCGGGGGACTGACGGCCCGTGCTTGGCAGGGAAAATGTTTCGAAGAACAAGGGGATCTGCAGAAAGCACTTGGGATTTACAACGAACTGCTCGAACATCCCGGCGACAACCCGTCGCTTCGCAGCCTGAAATCGCAGACCCTGCAGTTCAAACTGATCTGCCTGTACGCGCGCAGCGACTACCAGCTGGCAATCGATCTGGCGGAAGACTGGCAGAAAAAGAACGCGACGGATTCACGAACGTCCGTCGGCCTGGGAATTCAGTGGGAAGAGGCGCGTGCTTACGAGGCTCTCGGTGACAATCGAAGTCTTCCCAAGCCGGATCAGGAACGGTACTGGCGACAGGCAAGAACCGTCGCGCAGCAGATCAATCGTTTCCCCGGTGAATACAAAGATGTTTCGCTTGCGATGATGCAAAGGATGCAAACGAAACTGGGCGGCAAAGAGCGTAAGCCGGAAGACTTTGATGCAGCCTATGGGTTGGGGCGACAGGCATTCAACTCGGCGATGGAAGTTCGAAAAGAACTCGATGAGGGCACGAAGTCGCGGATTGCCGCAGAAGACCTGGCTCGTTTGCAGCAGGACTGGAAGAATCTGCTTAGCGACGCCGAACGAAATCTGGAACTCTCGCTGGCACTGGCAAACCGCCGCGACAGTTTGAAAGACATTTCAACCGCGCGATTACTACTCGCCCATACCAAATACCACCTTCATCAAAACTACGAAGCGGCGATTCTGGCCCAGTACATTGCTCGAACGTCGAAAGAGGACGATACGAGCATCGCGATTGATGCGGCACACATGGCGATGGCGGCGTTCGTGCAGGAGTACAACGAACATAAAGTTGAGCCCGAACGGAAAATGGACGACATGTGGCTGATCATCAAAGCCGCAAATCTGATCACTGACCGCTGGCCGGAAAGCGAACGCGCCAATGAAGCACGAATGGTTCTCGGCGGTCTCTATCGATCGGCCAAGCAACCGATCGAAGCGGCTCAATGGTTCAGCAAGGTGCCAGAGAGCGACCCGAAATTCCCGGAAGCTCAATTGTCTGCGGGTCAGGCCTTTTGGGCCGCCTATGGCGCTGCGACACGACAGACGCCCACGGCGCGCCCCACCACCGAGATTCTGTCCAACTGGAAGGCATCCGCCGAGACTTACCTGAAAAACGGTATCGCGCGACTGTCGGCGACGCTACCCGTCGAGGGCTCTGTCCCGCAGGAACTCGTTAGTGCGAAAATCTATCTGGCAGAAATTCTGCTCAACCAGGGTCAGGAAGCGGCCGCCGCAAAACTGCTGAAAGACGATCCGCAGTCCGTGGTCAAGGCGATCACCGTCGAAGATGAAAGCGTGCGGCCGGAGAAGGGAATTCAAAGTCGTTCCGTCGCCAAAAGTGTCTACACGCTGTTGCTGCGCGCCGATATCGGGATGGGCGCGGATAAGCTGAACGACGCCCGGCAGACCATGCAAACTCTGGAAGCGATCGCAGCGGGTGACACCAATTCCGATCTGACAGACCTGTATGTGGGTCTCGGCCGGATGTTGAAAACCGAGCTGGAACGATTCCGCAGCAATGGCGAAACCGCACGCTTCGAGAAACTACGCGAAGCATTCGAATCGTTCCTGGATGATATGTCTAAAAAGCAGGAGGGGCAGACGATCGGCTCGCTCAGTTGGATCGGTGAAACGTTCATCGCCCTGGGCGAAATCGCGACCGATCACAAGAAATCAGCCTCGTATTACGACCGGGCCGCTGCAGCGTTCCAGGGAATCTTCACGCGTGCAGAGAAAGATCCGAGCTTCGCGACACCCGACCAGTTACTCAACGTCAAGGTGCGGCTGATTCGATGCCTACGGTTTAAGCGAAGCTTTCCTGACGCGGAAAAATTGCTGACGGAAGTGCTGAAGGCACGCGGCAATGACCTGAGAACGCAGATGGAAGGAGCGTCGGTCTATCAGGATTGGGGAAAAGAAAGCGATCCCAAAAAGTTCATCGTGGCGATCGTGGGGCAGCGCGAAATTGGGCTGTGGGGCTGGGGCGGAATTGCCAAGCGAATTCAGCAGCAAAAGAATTTTTCGGATCGGCCGGAAATGGTCGAAGCCTTTCTGGATGCCCGTTACAACGTGTCTGCCTGCCGATTCGAATTTGCCAAAGGAC from Schlesneria paludicola DSM 18645 carries:
- a CDS encoding P-loop NTPase family protein, whose product is MNLRLLISSILIVVLAQAVHAEERYLDFVRGLRERGYFDYAILYLDQLGQRASVPDDVRQVLTYEKAVTLRESAKALRNPEKQQEQLDQALAYLEQFVREHPDHPRTADANSDRAQILLQKADVEIFQSKSPANKGSKLPFQRRGRELVAKARDVLKTAFDQHDAALKKYPVFIDEQKEPTQYAEREAILGNLVHESLSLAKCTYQEAQTYDATAREFKQLLGRAADEFETVHQKYRTYVGGLTARAWQGKCFEEQGDLQKALGIYNELLEHPGDNPSLRSLKSQTLQFKLICLYARSDYQLAIDLAEDWQKKNATDSRTSVGLGIQWEEARAYEALGDNRSLPKPDQERYWRQARTVAQQINRFPGEYKDVSLAMMQRMQTKLGGKERKPEDFDAAYGLGRQAFNSAMEVRKELDEGTKSRIAAEDLARLQQDWKNLLSDAERNLELSLALANRRDSLKDISTARLLLAHTKYHLHQNYEAAILAQYIARTSKEDDTSIAIDAAHMAMAAFVQEYNEHKVEPERKMDDMWLIIKAANLITDRWPESERANEARMVLGGLYRSAKQPIEAAQWFSKVPESDPKFPEAQLSAGQAFWAAYGAATRQTPTARPTTEILSNWKASAETYLKNGIARLSATLPVEGSVPQELVSAKIYLAEILLNQGQEAAAAKLLKDDPQSVVKAITVEDESVRPEKGIQSRSVAKSVYTLLLRADIGMGADKLNDARQTMQTLEAIAAGDTNSDLTDLYVGLGRMLKTELERFRSNGETARFEKLREAFESFLDDMSKKQEGQTIGSLSWIGETFIALGEIATDHKKSASYYDRAAAAFQGIFTRAEKDPSFATPDQLLNVKVRLIRCLRFKRSFPDAEKLLTEVLKARGNDLRTQMEGASVYQDWGKESDPKKFIVAIVGQREIGLWGWGGIAKRIQQQKNFSDRPEMVEAFLDARYNVSACRFEFAKGQPAAEKQKTLELCAMELVGSASIMKSLPDEQREKLNRLYRDTMKELGRKVVDLPRNEEIVSALPADKDAAEASPHSPKQQSSTETVAPNATAARSMDSTTWMMFLGCVIAGIVVFGAVIQASRKPKPKSKSSIRRAAAAASTAAFTGIAVDDEDTPAFSFPSTPKPRPKPEAKPSSPPSAGPAQTSPSRPATRPEGQVPAPKPPRPRPPSPPRTE